From Dehalococcoidia bacterium, the proteins below share one genomic window:
- a CDS encoding cob(I)yrinic acid a,c-diamide adenosyltransferase, with amino-acid sequence MKIYTKTGDQGETGLFAGGRVSKDDTRVEAYGCVDELNAVIGLVRAAPPDAELDGCLRRIAGELFALGADLATPLEAKASWVVRIDEPMIAALEAEIDRFETELEPLRHFILPGGSPAGATLHLARTVCRRAERRAVSLAHAIAINDAALRYLNRLSDWLFVA; translated from the coding sequence GTGAAGATTTACACCAAGACGGGCGACCAGGGGGAAACCGGCCTCTTTGCCGGCGGGCGCGTGTCCAAGGATGATACGCGCGTCGAAGCCTACGGCTGTGTGGACGAGTTGAACGCCGTGATCGGCCTGGTGCGCGCCGCGCCGCCGGACGCCGAGTTGGACGGCTGCCTGCGGCGCATCGCCGGCGAGCTGTTCGCGCTCGGCGCCGACCTGGCCACGCCGCTTGAGGCGAAGGCCAGCTGGGTGGTGCGCATCGACGAGCCGATGATCGCCGCGCTCGAAGCGGAGATCGACCGCTTCGAGACGGAGCTGGAGCCGCTGCGTCATTTCATCCTGCCGGGCGGCTCGCCGGCGGGCGCCACGCTGCACCTGGCCCGCACCGTTTGCCGGCGCGCCGAGCGCCGCGCCGTCAGCCTGGCGCATGCGATCGCGATCAACGACGCCGCGCTGCGCTATCTCAACCGCCTCTCAGACTGGCTGTTCGTGGCC